Proteins encoded together in one Lysinibacter cavernae window:
- a CDS encoding pyruvate carboxylase encodes MFNKILVANRGEIAIRAFRAAYELGAKTVAVFPYEDRNSLHRLKADEAYQIGEPGHPVRAYLNVDEIIRVAVESGADAIYPGYGFLSENPDLAAAAKANGITFIGPPTLALEMAGNKVTAKEHAIAAGVPVLRSTPPSRDLEALIAGADDIGFPIFAKAVAGGGGRGMRRVDKREDLRAALEAAMREAESAFGDSTMFIEQAVLRPRHIEVQILADKDGGTVHLFERDCSVQRRHQKVVEIAPAPNLDEDLRQALHRDAVSFAKSIGYENAGTVEFLVDTAGERAGEHVFIEMNPRIQVEHTVTEEVTDVDLVQAQMRIAAGATLAELGLEQKDIHLRGAALQCRITTEDPAQGFRPDMGKITTYRSPGGGGVRLDGGTINPGAQISPHFDSMLAKLTCRGRDFGAAVTRAQRALAEFRIRGVATNIPFLQAVLDDPQFQAGDVSTAFIEERPELLDARRSKDRGTKVLTWLADVTVNQPNGARPTTINPLEKLPVCDLSQQAPAGSRDRLREIGPDAFAKELRARTSLAVTETTFRDAHQSLLATRVRSKDLLAVAPYVSRLTPELLSVEAWGGATYDVALRFLGEDPWERLAQLREAMPNVAIQMLLRGRNTVGYTPYPTEVTDAFVREAADTGVDIFRIFDALNDVSQMRPAIEAVLATGTSVAEVAVCYTGNLLNPAEDLYTLDYYLRLADQIVESGAHVLAIKDMAGLLRPAAAAKLVTAFRERFDVPVHLHTHDTAGGQLATLIAASDAGVDAVDVASAPMAGTTSQPSFSSLVAALSDTERDTNINLQNVLDLEPYWDAVRQVYRPFESGLPGPTGRVYKHEIPGGQLSNLRQQAIALGLADDFELIEDMYSEADRILGRVPKVTPSSKVVGDLALHLAAVKADPADFEANPENYDIPDSVVGFMAGELGELPGGWPEPFRSKVLKGRNVKIGVTPVSDDDLALLDGESLERRRTLNRLLFPAPTAQYEATREEYGDLSVLETNGYLYGLVQGEEHAVDIAKGVRLYMGLEAIGEADDKGMRTVMATMNGQLRPVFIRDRNVSVETVAAEKADKSNPGHVAAPFSGVVTVKAAAGDAVEVGQPVATIEAMKMEAAITASVAGNVERLVFSGTRQVEAGDLICVVSTSS; translated from the coding sequence ATGTTTAACAAGATTCTTGTTGCTAACCGTGGTGAAATTGCGATCCGTGCGTTTCGCGCAGCCTACGAGCTTGGTGCAAAGACGGTTGCCGTCTTCCCATACGAAGACCGCAACTCGCTGCACCGCCTGAAGGCTGATGAGGCCTACCAGATTGGCGAGCCTGGGCATCCAGTGCGCGCCTACCTCAACGTTGACGAGATCATTCGGGTTGCCGTTGAATCCGGCGCAGACGCAATTTACCCTGGCTACGGGTTTCTTTCAGAGAACCCAGACCTTGCCGCGGCGGCGAAAGCAAACGGGATCACGTTCATCGGGCCGCCAACCCTCGCACTCGAGATGGCCGGTAACAAGGTAACGGCAAAGGAACACGCCATCGCGGCGGGCGTTCCCGTGCTTCGCTCGACGCCACCGTCACGTGACCTTGAAGCGCTCATCGCAGGAGCCGACGACATCGGATTCCCCATTTTTGCCAAGGCGGTTGCCGGCGGTGGTGGCCGAGGCATGCGCCGCGTCGACAAGCGCGAAGACCTTCGCGCCGCGCTTGAGGCCGCCATGCGCGAGGCAGAGAGCGCATTTGGCGATTCGACGATGTTTATTGAGCAGGCCGTGCTGCGTCCCCGCCATATTGAGGTGCAGATCCTCGCCGATAAGGATGGTGGAACGGTTCACCTGTTTGAGCGCGACTGCTCGGTGCAGCGACGCCACCAAAAGGTTGTCGAGATCGCCCCAGCGCCAAACCTTGACGAGGACCTCCGCCAGGCACTCCACCGCGACGCCGTCTCGTTTGCAAAGTCAATCGGCTACGAGAACGCCGGAACCGTTGAGTTCCTTGTTGACACCGCTGGCGAGCGCGCCGGTGAGCACGTGTTCATCGAGATGAACCCTCGCATCCAGGTTGAGCACACCGTCACCGAAGAAGTAACCGACGTTGACCTCGTGCAGGCGCAGATGCGCATTGCCGCCGGGGCGACGCTTGCCGAGCTTGGCCTTGAGCAGAAAGACATCCACCTGCGCGGCGCGGCGCTGCAGTGCCGCATTACAACGGAGGACCCTGCCCAGGGATTCCGCCCGGATATGGGCAAGATCACCACGTATCGTTCGCCAGGTGGTGGGGGAGTCCGCCTTGACGGTGGAACGATCAACCCCGGCGCCCAGATCAGCCCGCACTTCGACTCGATGCTCGCGAAGCTCACTTGCCGTGGACGCGACTTTGGCGCTGCCGTCACCCGTGCCCAGCGCGCCCTTGCCGAGTTCCGCATCCGCGGCGTTGCGACCAACATCCCGTTCCTCCAGGCCGTGCTTGACGATCCACAGTTCCAAGCCGGCGACGTGAGTACCGCGTTTATCGAGGAGCGCCCAGAACTGCTGGATGCTCGCCGCTCGAAAGACCGCGGAACAAAGGTCCTGACCTGGCTCGCCGACGTGACCGTCAACCAGCCAAACGGTGCCCGCCCAACAACGATCAACCCGCTCGAGAAGCTGCCTGTGTGCGACCTCTCTCAGCAGGCGCCAGCCGGCTCGCGTGACCGCCTCCGCGAGATTGGGCCGGATGCCTTTGCCAAAGAGCTCCGTGCCCGCACCAGCCTCGCCGTGACGGAGACCACGTTCCGCGATGCGCACCAGTCGTTGCTCGCGACGCGCGTGCGTTCAAAGGACCTGCTCGCGGTTGCTCCCTATGTTTCTCGACTCACGCCAGAACTGCTGTCTGTTGAGGCCTGGGGTGGAGCGACCTACGATGTCGCCCTCCGCTTCCTTGGCGAAGACCCGTGGGAGCGCCTGGCCCAGCTGCGCGAGGCCATGCCAAACGTTGCCATCCAAATGCTGCTTCGTGGCCGCAACACGGTTGGCTACACGCCGTACCCAACCGAGGTCACGGATGCCTTCGTGCGCGAGGCCGCAGACACCGGCGTTGACATTTTCCGCATCTTTGACGCGCTGAACGATGTCTCCCAGATGCGACCAGCTATCGAAGCGGTGCTCGCAACGGGTACCTCGGTCGCAGAGGTAGCCGTGTGCTACACGGGCAATCTGCTCAACCCAGCAGAAGACCTGTACACGCTCGACTACTACCTGCGCCTCGCCGATCAGATCGTCGAGAGTGGCGCGCACGTGCTCGCGATTAAGGACATGGCCGGGCTCCTCCGCCCAGCAGCGGCAGCCAAGCTCGTCACGGCATTCCGTGAGCGCTTCGACGTGCCGGTGCATCTGCACACGCACGACACCGCAGGTGGCCAGCTCGCGACGCTTATCGCGGCATCGGATGCCGGAGTCGACGCGGTTGACGTGGCCAGCGCTCCCATGGCCGGCACCACGAGCCAGCCATCCTTCTCCTCGCTGGTTGCGGCCCTGTCTGACACCGAACGTGACACCAACATCAACCTGCAGAACGTGCTTGATCTTGAGCCGTACTGGGATGCCGTGCGTCAGGTTTACCGCCCCTTCGAGTCCGGCCTGCCGGGCCCAACAGGCCGTGTCTACAAGCACGAAATCCCTGGTGGACAGCTGTCCAACCTGCGCCAGCAGGCCATCGCTCTTGGCCTCGCCGACGATTTTGAGCTTATTGAGGACATGTACTCTGAAGCCGACCGCATCCTCGGCCGCGTTCCGAAGGTTACTCCGTCATCAAAGGTTGTTGGAGACCTCGCCCTCCACCTCGCTGCGGTCAAGGCAGACCCTGCCGACTTCGAGGCCAACCCAGAGAACTACGACATCCCCGACTCGGTTGTTGGCTTCATGGCTGGCGAGCTTGGCGAACTGCCCGGTGGATGGCCGGAGCCGTTCCGCAGCAAGGTACTCAAGGGGCGCAACGTCAAGATCGGCGTTACCCCGGTATCCGATGACGACCTCGCGCTTCTTGACGGTGAAAGCCTCGAACGCCGCCGCACCCTGAACCGCCTGCTGTTCCCAGCGCCAACAGCCCAGTACGAGGCTACGCGCGAGGAATATGGCGACCTCTCGGTGCTTGAGACCAACGGATACCTCTACGGCCTCGTGCAGGGCGAAGAGCACGCGGTTGATATTGCAAAGGGCGTTCGTCTCTACATGGGTCTCGAAGCGATCGGTGAGGCCGACGACAAGGGCATGCGAACGGTCATGGCCACCATGAACGGGCAGCTACGCCCCGTGTTCATCCGGGACCGCAACGTTTCGGTCGAGACCGTTGCGGCCGAGAAAGCCGATAAATCGAACCCAGGCCACGTCGCCGCTCCGTTCTCCGGCGTGGTGACGGTCAAGGCCGCCGCAGGGGATGCGGTCGAGGTCGGTCAGCCGGTCGCCACGATTGAGGCCATGAAGATGGAAGCGGCGATCACTGCTTCTGTTGCTGGTAACGTTGAACGCCTGGTCTTCAGCGGTACTCGACAGGTCGAAGCCGGAGACCTCATTTGTGTGGTCAGCACTTCGTCGTAG
- a CDS encoding Rv2175c family DNA-binding protein produces MTESSVQTDYYTIPDLVELFGVGPGRVRRMIEQRELGAVRIDGVLKVPAVFLLNDEPLPVLKGTIVVLEDAGFTNEEALNWLLSDNETLGVSPIEALRAGRKAEVRRVALALAF; encoded by the coding sequence GTGACTGAATCCTCCGTACAGACCGATTACTACACCATCCCCGATCTTGTTGAACTCTTTGGAGTGGGGCCCGGCCGGGTTCGCCGAATGATTGAGCAGCGTGAGCTTGGAGCCGTCCGCATCGACGGCGTTCTCAAGGTTCCTGCCGTTTTCTTGCTCAACGACGAGCCGCTGCCTGTTCTCAAGGGCACCATCGTTGTGCTCGAAGACGCCGGCTTTACAAACGAAGAGGCGCTCAACTGGTTGTTGAGTGACAACGAAACGCTCGGCGTCAGCCCCATCGAAGCACTGCGTGCTGGACGAAAGGCTGAGGTGCGTCGCGTCGCGCTTGCGCTCGCGTTCTAA
- a CDS encoding 1-acyl-sn-glycerol-3-phosphate acyltransferase, translated as MFYWIMKHLIAGPLLKTIYRPWVTGAENIPKEGGVILAGNHLSVIDSVFLPIMIDRPVYFLAKSDYFSGKGLKGWITKSFMLASGQKPIDRSGGKASEASLNAGLDVLGQGQMLGIYPEGTRSPTGKLYRGRTGVARMILESGVPVIPVAMIDTEKAMPIGSKLPKIRRIGTVIGEPLDFTRFRGMDSDRFILRSITDELMYELQKLSGQDYVDVYASTVRNQQAAKTPTA; from the coding sequence GTGTTCTATTGGATCATGAAGCATCTGATCGCCGGACCGCTGCTCAAGACCATCTATCGCCCCTGGGTTACCGGTGCGGAGAACATTCCTAAAGAGGGCGGCGTCATCTTGGCCGGCAACCACCTCTCGGTCATCGACTCGGTGTTCTTGCCCATCATGATCGATCGGCCAGTGTACTTTCTCGCGAAGAGCGACTACTTCTCTGGCAAGGGCCTCAAAGGATGGATCACCAAGTCGTTCATGCTCGCATCAGGGCAGAAGCCGATTGACCGCTCGGGTGGCAAAGCATCAGAGGCATCGCTCAACGCAGGCCTTGACGTGCTCGGCCAGGGACAAATGCTCGGCATCTATCCAGAGGGAACGCGCAGCCCAACAGGAAAGCTGTATCGCGGTCGCACCGGCGTTGCCCGCATGATTCTTGAATCTGGCGTGCCAGTCATCCCTGTTGCCATGATCGACACCGAAAAGGCCATGCCGATCGGCAGCAAGCTCCCAAAGATCCGCCGAATCGGAACGGTCATTGGCGAGCCGCTCGACTTCACACGTTTCCGAGGCATGGACAGCGACCGCTTCATCCTCCGGTCCATCACCGACGAGCTCATGTACGAACTGCAGAAGCTCAGCGGACAAGACTACGTTGATGTCTACGCCTCAACCGTCCGCAACCAGCAGGCTGCAAAGACTCCAACGGCGTAA
- a CDS encoding class II 3-deoxy-7-phosphoheptulonate synthase has translation MLAGLDYWRSLEIKQQPTWPDAAAVAAASEEIASLPPLVFAGEVDRLRDRVASAARGEAFMLMGGDCAETFAGATADQIRNRVKTLLQMAVVLTYGASMPVIKVGRMAGQFAKPRSNDFETRGDVTLPAYRGDIVNGYDFTPESRAANPERLVRGYHTAASTLNLIRAFTQGGFADLRQVHDWNKGFTENPANARYDKLAKEIDRAVRFMIATGADLGELKRTEFYVSHEALLMDYERPMTRIDSRTGTAYNTSSHFLWIGERTRDLDGAHIDFLSRVRNPIGVKLGPTTTADDALALIDKLDPNREPGRLTFITRMGAEKIRDVLPPLLEAVKDSGSVPLWVTDPMHGNGITTPTGYKTRRFDDVMNELKGFFEAHRQVGTFPGGIHVELTGDDVTECLGGSENIDEATLSTRYESLCDPRLNHMQSLELAFQVSEELTR, from the coding sequence GTGCTGGCGGGGCTCGACTATTGGCGTTCTCTGGAGATCAAGCAGCAGCCAACCTGGCCGGATGCCGCAGCCGTTGCCGCAGCCTCTGAAGAGATTGCCTCGCTTCCTCCACTCGTATTTGCCGGTGAGGTTGACCGGCTTCGCGACCGCGTGGCATCCGCCGCCCGCGGGGAAGCGTTCATGCTCATGGGCGGTGACTGCGCTGAGACCTTTGCCGGCGCGACCGCCGACCAGATCCGCAACCGAGTCAAGACGCTGCTGCAGATGGCCGTTGTGCTCACCTACGGTGCATCAATGCCCGTGATCAAGGTTGGCCGCATGGCCGGCCAGTTTGCGAAGCCACGGTCGAACGATTTTGAGACCCGCGGCGACGTCACGCTTCCCGCGTACCGCGGCGACATCGTCAACGGGTACGATTTCACGCCTGAGTCACGCGCTGCCAATCCCGAACGCCTGGTGCGCGGCTATCACACTGCCGCATCCACGCTGAACCTCATCCGCGCGTTCACGCAGGGAGGGTTTGCCGACCTTCGCCAGGTGCACGACTGGAACAAGGGCTTCACCGAGAATCCCGCAAACGCCCGCTACGACAAGCTTGCAAAAGAGATCGATCGCGCGGTGCGGTTCATGATCGCAACCGGTGCAGACCTCGGTGAGCTGAAGCGCACAGAGTTCTACGTGAGCCACGAGGCGCTGCTCATGGATTACGAGCGCCCGATGACGCGTATCGATTCCCGAACCGGAACCGCGTACAACACGTCGTCGCACTTCCTGTGGATCGGTGAGCGCACTCGTGACCTCGATGGGGCCCACATTGACTTCCTGTCGCGCGTGCGGAATCCAATCGGGGTAAAACTTGGGCCGACCACAACCGCCGATGATGCGCTTGCGCTCATCGATAAGCTCGACCCAAACCGCGAGCCGGGCCGCCTCACGTTTATCACCCGTATGGGCGCGGAGAAGATCCGCGATGTACTTCCTCCGCTGCTGGAAGCGGTGAAAGATTCGGGTTCCGTTCCGCTGTGGGTCACCGACCCGATGCACGGCAACGGCATCACAACGCCGACCGGCTACAAGACGCGCCGCTTTGACGACGTCATGAACGAGCTCAAGGGCTTCTTCGAGGCGCACCGCCAGGTTGGAACGTTCCCGGGGGGCATCCACGTTGAACTCACCGGTGACGATGTTACCGAGTGCCTCGGCGGCTCGGAGAACATCGACGAGGCAACGCTTTCGACTCGTTACGAGTCGCTGTGTGACCCGCGTCTGAATCACATGCAGTCGCTTGAACTTGCCTTCCAGGTGAGCGAAGAGCTGACGCGCTAG
- the def gene encoding peptide deformylase, with amino-acid sequence MAERAIRIFGDPVLKSVCRPVDPADPGTAGLVADLVDSVTIPGRAGVAANQIGVDQRAFSYNIDGDIGYVLNPVLVEVSGEPEMINEGCLSVPDLWYPVLRYPHARVEGVDLEGNPVVLEGDGLLAQALQHETDHLDGKLYLDRLDRENRGKAYRQIRESDWF; translated from the coding sequence ATGGCAGAGCGTGCCATCCGTATTTTTGGTGATCCAGTCCTGAAGTCCGTGTGTCGGCCGGTTGATCCGGCAGACCCCGGAACGGCTGGCCTTGTTGCTGACCTCGTTGACAGCGTGACCATTCCCGGTCGGGCCGGCGTAGCCGCGAACCAGATTGGCGTTGACCAGCGGGCGTTCAGCTACAACATCGATGGCGACATCGGCTATGTGCTCAACCCGGTGCTGGTCGAGGTGTCTGGCGAACCCGAGATGATCAACGAAGGATGCTTGTCGGTGCCAGACCTTTGGTATCCGGTGCTGCGCTATCCGCACGCACGGGTAGAGGGCGTTGACCTTGAGGGCAACCCCGTTGTCCTGGAGGGTGACGGGCTTCTCGCTCAGGCCCTCCAGCACGAGACGGATCACCTCGACGGCAAGCTGTACCTCGACCGGCTCGACCGGGAAAATCGCGGAAAGGCTTACCGCCAGATCCGCGAATCCGACTGGTTCTAG
- the pknB gene encoding Stk1 family PASTA domain-containing Ser/Thr kinase, whose translation MSTASTDPLIGRLLDDRYVIRSRIARGGMATVYVATDKRLERRVAIKVMHGHLADDNAFKKRFDQEARSAARLAHPNVVNVFDQGQDSELAYLVMEYLPGITLRDLLKTQGALTPEQTLEISEAVLSGLSAAHSEHIVHRDMKPENILLADDGRIKLGDFGLARAASANTTTGQALLGTIAYLSPELVTKGIADERSDIYAFGIVMYEMITGVQPFTGEQPMQIAYQHANDDVPLPSLVSQNSSPELDALVRWATQRDPAKRPPDAKTLLDEVRHVRSGASFATTRMHTSILPQAEYPITGATTVIPNGTTIMPEAEQPVVAAPPVAGSIETVRHTAAKRRVRGTWTFFGIALLTVALVTGGWWFGGGPGSMVTVADVREQPVADATATLEDLTLTVAVEECSSLDIPIGNVTTVTPEPGTRVARDSGVTLCVSTGPRSLAVPPLVGTTLDEAKAAIDSAGFVFGEVLEERFDSEVPAGVLLAALDRDGNELPPELNEQSIINAIVSAGPLPYVNGLSVEDATKLITSSGLTYDSSLDIESYSSDVDKGKVLQLVGITEPMRKGDPIGLETSQGPELFAVPDVSGQTIREAIETLTAAGFAPTTKVVERVAGVDVWSIATVKSTNPAAGEKLEKGTTIELKSAD comes from the coding sequence GTGAGCACTGCCAGTACGGACCCCTTGATCGGTCGTCTTCTTGACGACCGCTACGTCATCCGTTCACGCATTGCCAGGGGTGGCATGGCCACTGTCTACGTGGCAACCGATAAACGACTTGAGCGACGCGTTGCGATCAAGGTTATGCACGGTCACCTGGCCGACGATAACGCGTTCAAAAAGCGTTTTGATCAGGAGGCCCGCTCTGCCGCGCGCCTCGCACACCCCAACGTTGTCAACGTATTCGACCAGGGCCAAGACTCAGAGCTCGCCTACCTGGTCATGGAATACCTGCCCGGCATCACCCTCCGCGACCTCTTAAAAACACAGGGAGCACTGACTCCAGAGCAGACGCTCGAAATCAGCGAGGCCGTGCTCAGCGGGCTTTCGGCGGCACACAGCGAGCACATTGTGCACCGCGATATGAAGCCAGAGAACATCCTGCTGGCAGACGACGGCCGCATCAAGCTTGGCGACTTTGGCCTCGCCCGCGCCGCAAGCGCCAATACGACCACGGGCCAGGCGCTCCTTGGCACCATCGCGTACCTCTCGCCAGAACTCGTTACCAAGGGCATCGCCGACGAACGCAGCGACATCTACGCGTTTGGCATCGTGATGTACGAGATGATCACCGGGGTGCAGCCATTCACCGGCGAGCAGCCGATGCAGATCGCGTACCAGCACGCCAACGACGACGTTCCGCTGCCGAGCCTCGTCTCCCAGAATTCGTCTCCCGAGCTGGATGCGCTTGTGCGTTGGGCAACCCAGAGGGACCCCGCGAAGCGTCCCCCCGACGCCAAAACACTCCTCGACGAAGTTCGGCATGTACGGTCGGGGGCTTCGTTTGCAACAACAAGGATGCACACAAGCATCCTGCCGCAGGCCGAGTATCCGATCACCGGCGCCACAACGGTCATCCCAAACGGCACAACGATCATGCCGGAAGCCGAGCAGCCGGTTGTAGCAGCTCCCCCGGTTGCAGGCAGTATCGAGACGGTTCGGCACACCGCTGCAAAGCGACGCGTCCGTGGAACCTGGACCTTCTTCGGCATCGCGTTGCTCACCGTAGCCCTTGTCACGGGTGGTTGGTGGTTTGGCGGCGGACCCGGCTCTATGGTGACCGTTGCGGATGTTCGTGAACAGCCCGTCGCCGACGCGACGGCGACCCTCGAAGACCTGACGCTGACTGTTGCGGTTGAGGAATGCTCAAGCCTCGACATCCCAATCGGAAATGTCACAACGGTCACTCCCGAGCCAGGCACACGAGTCGCCCGTGACTCAGGCGTCACCCTGTGTGTCTCGACCGGCCCGCGCTCACTCGCAGTGCCGCCGTTGGTCGGCACAACCCTCGACGAGGCAAAGGCAGCCATCGATTCTGCCGGTTTTGTGTTTGGTGAAGTGCTCGAAGAACGATTCGACAGCGAGGTACCAGCAGGTGTCCTACTCGCCGCGCTTGACCGCGACGGCAACGAGCTACCTCCTGAGCTCAACGAACAGTCCATCATCAACGCGATTGTTTCGGCTGGCCCGCTCCCCTATGTGAATGGGCTCAGCGTTGAGGATGCCACGAAGCTCATCACATCCTCTGGCCTCACCTACGATTCGTCGCTCGACATCGAGAGCTACAGCTCCGACGTCGACAAGGGCAAGGTGCTCCAGCTCGTTGGCATCACCGAGCCGATGCGCAAGGGCGACCCAATCGGCCTCGAGACCTCGCAGGGGCCGGAGCTTTTTGCGGTTCCCGATGTGTCAGGCCAGACCATCCGTGAAGCTATCGAAACGCTCACGGCTGCCGGATTCGCCCCAACCACCAAGGTCGTCGAGCGAGTGGCCGGTGTGGATGTCTGGTCGATCGCCACCGTAAAATCAACCAACCCTGCGGCAGGCGAGAAGCTTGAAAAGGGCACCACGATCGAACTGAAATCCGCCGACTAG
- a CDS encoding AMP-dependent synthetase/ligase: MNLADIPAVVEAKPHDNATDLLVDRVALTPDLPIFALPNGGGWTDVTAREFHAQVVALAKGLVSAGVQPGDRFGFICKTKYEWSLVDFAAWFAGALLVPIYETSSPSQIQWILEDSEAVGLILETTEHANRFDEVRADLPNIATVIRMDTGDIEKLITAGAEVPDEEIERRRNIANAEDTATLIYTSGSTGRPKGVVLTHANFVETARNASFALNTVLDGASTLLFITIAHVFARFIAVLCVHAGVKVGHEADTTQLLPALGSFKPTFLLAVPRVFEKVYNSSEQKAEAGGKGKIFRAAAKTAIEHSKASENGSVGLGLKIKFALFEKLVYGKLKAALGGNVRYAVSGSAPLGERLGHFYHSLDIKILEGYGLTETTAPASVGRPESFKIGTVGPPLPGVAIRIADDGEIEVKGVNVFKEYWKNPEATAEAFTEDGFFKTGDVGELGSDGQLRITGRKKEIIVTAGGKNVAPAYLEDPIRANPIIGQVTVVGDQKPFIAALITLDGEMLPTWLGNNGENAKMTLIEAAKNPKVLAEIQRAVDDANSRVSRAESIRKFVILPLEFTEASGHLTPKMSTKRNVILKDFAVQIEELYSGPSTVTQGFSIRH; the protein is encoded by the coding sequence ATGAACCTGGCAGATATTCCAGCAGTCGTTGAGGCGAAGCCCCACGACAACGCAACAGACCTTCTCGTCGATCGGGTGGCGCTAACCCCCGATCTTCCGATCTTCGCCCTACCAAACGGCGGTGGCTGGACCGACGTGACCGCTCGCGAGTTCCACGCCCAGGTTGTTGCCCTCGCAAAGGGCCTCGTCTCGGCGGGGGTGCAGCCAGGCGATCGCTTTGGGTTCATCTGCAAGACCAAGTACGAATGGTCGCTGGTTGACTTCGCGGCGTGGTTTGCCGGAGCACTCCTTGTTCCTATCTACGAAACGTCATCGCCGAGCCAGATCCAATGGATCCTGGAAGACTCGGAGGCCGTCGGCCTCATCCTCGAGACGACCGAACATGCCAACCGGTTCGATGAGGTCAGGGCTGACCTGCCAAACATTGCCACGGTCATCCGCATGGACACTGGTGACATCGAAAAGCTCATAACGGCAGGCGCCGAAGTGCCAGACGAAGAAATTGAGCGCCGCCGCAATATCGCTAACGCCGAAGACACGGCAACGCTCATCTATACCTCCGGCTCGACGGGTCGACCAAAAGGTGTTGTCCTCACGCACGCCAACTTTGTTGAAACCGCCAGAAACGCATCGTTTGCGCTCAACACGGTACTCGACGGGGCATCCACCCTGCTGTTCATCACGATTGCGCACGTGTTCGCTCGATTCATCGCGGTGTTGTGCGTGCACGCCGGCGTCAAGGTCGGCCACGAGGCCGACACCACGCAGCTGCTTCCCGCGCTTGGCTCGTTTAAGCCGACGTTCCTCCTCGCCGTGCCCCGCGTGTTTGAAAAGGTGTACAACTCGTCGGAGCAGAAGGCTGAGGCTGGCGGAAAGGGCAAGATTTTCCGCGCGGCAGCAAAGACCGCCATCGAGCACTCAAAGGCAAGCGAGAACGGCAGCGTTGGTCTCGGACTCAAGATCAAGTTTGCGCTCTTCGAAAAGCTTGTCTACGGCAAGCTCAAGGCCGCCCTTGGCGGAAACGTCCGCTACGCGGTTTCCGGCTCGGCACCACTCGGTGAGCGGCTCGGGCACTTCTACCACAGCCTCGACATCAAGATCCTTGAGGGCTACGGTCTCACGGAGACCACGGCACCGGCATCCGTTGGCCGACCAGAGAGCTTCAAAATCGGAACCGTCGGCCCTCCCCTCCCCGGCGTCGCCATTCGGATCGCCGACGACGGCGAGATCGAAGTCAAGGGTGTCAACGTGTTCAAGGAGTACTGGAAGAACCCGGAGGCAACGGCCGAGGCGTTCACCGAGGACGGCTTCTTCAAGACCGGGGATGTTGGCGAGCTCGGCAGTGACGGCCAGTTGCGCATCACCGGGCGGAAGAAAGAGATCATCGTCACGGCCGGCGGTAAGAACGTTGCTCCCGCGTACCTTGAGGACCCCATCCGCGCGAACCCAATCATCGGACAGGTCACGGTGGTTGGCGACCAGAAGCCGTTTATCGCGGCACTCATCACGCTCGACGGCGAAATGCTGCCAACGTGGCTCGGAAACAACGGAGAAAACGCCAAGATGACGCTCATCGAGGCCGCGAAGAACCCGAAAGTGCTCGCAGAGATTCAGCGCGCAGTTGATGATGCCAACAGCAGGGTTTCGCGGGCGGAATCGATTCGCAAGTTTGTCATCCTGCCGCTTGAGTTCACTGAGGCAAGCGGGCACCTCACGCCAAAGATGAGCACAAAGCGCAACGTCATCCTTAAGGACTTCGCGGTCCAGATTGAAGAGTTGTACTCGGGTCCGAGCACCGTGACGCAGGGCTTCTCTATCCGCCACTAG